The Orrella daihaiensis genome contains the following window.
CGGTCACGATCAGGTCAACGTATCGTTGGCGATAACGTAGCTCCTGATCGGCCATGCCATGAAACTTGTCAGGTAAAGGGCGCAGCGACTTGGTGAGTACTCGCGCCCGACTGGCATGAACAGAGAGCTCGCCTTTGTTGGTTTTAAAAATTATGCCTTCAATGGCCAAGATGTCGCCCAGATCCCAATGTTTGAAGGACTCGTAATGGTCCTCGCCCAAAGTTCCCTTGTCCAGATAGATTTGAATCCGTCCGGTGCTATCTTGCAATGTTGCAAAGCTCGCTTTCCCCATGACGCGCTTTAGCATCATGCGTCCTGCGATCTTGACTTCATGGTTATGCTCGGCAAGCGCTTCTTTGGTTTGCTCGTCATACAGAAAATGAAGCACGCCTGCCCGATGGGTCGGTTTGAAATCGTTGGGGAATGCGGGACCCTGATCGCGCAGGCGAGCTAATTTCTGGCGACGCTCGGCAATCAAATGGTTCTCGTCTACCGGTGCGGGGTCTGTGGGTGTGGTGTTCATCAGGCGTGATCTCGTATATCGTCGAGCAATTTTTTACCAAAGCTGTCGCTTTCAAGAAACTTGAGCGTGGCTTTGGCGGTGTTGGTGGCGTCGGCCAATGCACCTTGGCTATGCATGTCTTCGAAGCGGCCAACAGATGGGAATTTTGACTTAGGCGTTTGCCGTATCTGCTGTTGCATGCCAGTGTCAATAACCCCGGGCGCCAGAGAGCAAACGCGCAGATGGTTGTGATCCTCGGTGTGTACGACCTCGGCATAGCGGTCCATGGCCGCCTTGGTGGCACAGTAAACGCCCCAGCTACCGGTGGGTCTGCGCCCGGCGCCTGACGATATCAGCATGACCCGACGGTCTGCACAATGTTCGGTGGCGGCAAGAAAATACCCGGTCAAATAGATGGGGGCAACGATATTGACATCGAACGCTGTGCGTATCGCTGCGAGGTTTAATAGCTGATTTGCTGGTTCAATCGGCGCGACGATGCCCGCATTGTGAATCAAACGGCAGTTTTGATGATGAGGTGATTCGGATAGGACTTTGCTCATTTGTTCAGCGGCTTGTTCAAGTGCTGAAGCATCGACCAGATCCACCAGAATTTCTGTCAGCATAGTGCCACTGGTTTGTGCGAGATCCTGCAGGCCAGGAACCGTTTGACGACTAAGTGTCACCACATGGCCGCCGCCTTGGGCTAGTTCGTGAGCCATGGCGTAACCAAGTCCTCGGGTGACACCGGTCACAATAGTAAGTGGTCCTGGCTTCATAATCCCTCCTTAAGGCTTGCCTCGATAAATGTGTCCAGATCACCATCGAGAACTTTTTGTGTGTTAGAAATTTCAACGCCAGTGCGTAAGTCTTTAATACGGCTTTGATCAAGTACGTATGACCGGATCTGATGCCCCCAACCAACGTCAGTTTTCGCGTCTTCCATTTTTTGTTGCTCAGACATACGTTTACGCATTTCAAGTTCGTACAGCTTGGAGCGCAACATATCCATGGCTTCGGCTTTGTTGCGATGTTGCGAGCGATCGTTTTGACATTGCACAACAATCCCGGTCGGGTTGTGTGTGATTCGCACCGCCGAATCAGTTTTGTTGATGTGCTGGCCTCCCGCGCCGCTAGCGCGATAGGTATCGATACGCAAGTCAGCCGGATTGATCTCAATATCGATTGAGTCGTCGACTTGCGGGTACACAAATACACTGGCAAATGAGGTGTGACGTCCGCCGGCGGAATCAAACGGACTTTTGCGTACTAGACGATGAACGCCGGTCTCAGTGCGCAAATGTCCAAAGGCATACTCACCTTCAACTTTGATGGTGGCTGATTTG
Protein-coding sequences here:
- a CDS encoding SDR family NAD(P)-dependent oxidoreductase, whose translation is MKPGPLTIVTGVTRGLGYAMAHELAQGGGHVVTLSRQTVPGLQDLAQTSGTMLTEILVDLVDASALEQAAEQMSKVLSESPHHQNCRLIHNAGIVAPIEPANQLLNLAAIRTAFDVNIVAPIYLTGYFLAATEHCADRRVMLISSGAGRRPTGSWGVYCATKAAMDRYAEVVHTEDHNHLRVCSLAPGVIDTGMQQQIRQTPKSKFPSVGRFEDMHSQGALADATNTAKATLKFLESDSFGKKLLDDIRDHA
- the prfB gene encoding peptide chain release factor 2 (programmed frameshift) translates to MEVDRQNLLAARLADYLERELAARRYLDYEVKAARLEVVNAELEDPDVWNDPDKAQALGREKKSLENTVQTLQALDVGIRDALELFEMAQADDDDATLEAIEVDANAFQKTLETLEFKRMFSNPADPLNCFVDIQAGAGGTEAQDWASMLLRQYLRYCEHKGFKADVMEESEGEVAGIKSATIKVEGEYAFGHLRTETGVHRLVRKSPFDSAGGRHTSFASVFVYPQVDDSIDIEINPADLRIDTYRASGAGGQHINKTDSAVRITHNPTGIVVQCQNDRSQHRNKAEAMDMLRSKLYELEMRKRMSEQQKMEDAKTDVGWGHQIRSYVLDQSRIKDLRTGVEISNTQKVLDGDLDTFIEASLKEGL